From a single Xanthomonas hyacinthi genomic region:
- a CDS encoding DNA-binding protein, whose protein sequence is MELAKDTRDRIFAAADSLYEQAGRAAFPTVDAVRKVARVNMNDASAGMKEWRRAQTAQAAPVAVQVPEAVQQASSAALASLWKEAQELANESLRAAQAGWDAERIEAETLNKQMADAYESQAAELEAAQGRIAELEAAALQAAELAEASRQQIEEGHTALLGMQQRAAVAEGRAEEIERRAGELRAELDHAHAEAETAAAQAKATADSLRTERDKVQQRQELAEAEGVKLADQLRQAQVQVEALRSELAGVKARAESQAEAHQEQRKTAAQEAARMVERFTGAQAERDQAQRDAAAAREEAAGLRGQLEAFKEQHTQLMAAFRDSEKADKAVSRTKKD, encoded by the coding sequence ATGGAACTCGCCAAAGACACCCGCGACCGCATCTTTGCCGCCGCTGATTCGCTCTACGAGCAGGCCGGCCGGGCCGCCTTTCCCACGGTCGATGCCGTGCGGAAGGTCGCCCGCGTCAACATGAACGACGCCAGCGCCGGCATGAAGGAATGGCGGCGTGCGCAGACCGCCCAGGCGGCCCCGGTGGCCGTCCAGGTGCCCGAGGCCGTTCAGCAGGCCAGCAGCGCCGCGCTGGCGTCCTTGTGGAAGGAGGCTCAGGAGCTGGCGAACGAGTCCCTTCGGGCTGCGCAAGCGGGCTGGGACGCGGAGCGCATCGAGGCCGAGACGCTGAACAAGCAGATGGCCGATGCCTACGAGTCGCAGGCGGCCGAGCTGGAGGCGGCGCAGGGCCGCATTGCCGAGCTGGAGGCGGCGGCTCTCCAGGCGGCGGAGCTGGCCGAGGCGAGCCGGCAGCAGATCGAGGAAGGGCATACCGCCCTGCTGGGCATGCAGCAGCGGGCCGCCGTGGCCGAGGGCCGGGCCGAAGAAATTGAGCGCCGGGCGGGTGAGCTGCGCGCCGAACTCGATCACGCGCACGCCGAGGCCGAGACTGCCGCCGCCCAGGCCAAGGCCACGGCCGATAGCCTGCGCACCGAACGCGACAAGGTGCAGCAGCGCCAGGAGCTGGCCGAGGCCGAAGGCGTCAAGCTGGCCGACCAACTGCGCCAGGCTCAGGTCCAGGTCGAGGCGTTGCGGAGCGAGCTGGCCGGCGTCAAGGCCCGTGCGGAGTCCCAGGCAGAGGCGCACCAGGAGCAGCGCAAGACGGCCGCCCAGGAAGCGGCGCGCATGGTCGAGCGCTTCACTGGTGCCCAGGCCGAGCGCGACCAGGCGCAGCGGGACGCGGCTGCGGCGCGGGAAGAGGCGGCCGGGCTGCGCGGCCAGCTCGAAGCCTTCAAGGAGCAGCACACGCAACTGATGGCCGCATTCCGAGACTCGGAAAAAGCCGATAAGGCCGTTTCACGTACCAAAAAGGACTGA
- a CDS encoding Fic/DOC family protein translates to MKYAGDRGDPYLDSETGVLRNLLGIKEQGGLDKAESTLSFLRASELREQPVKGKFDLAHLQRIHKRLFGDVYDWAGQIRQVEISKGSTMFARQVAIQSAAQQLFGQLAKEQLLRGLDADEFSKRAGHYLGEINVLHPFREGNGRTQREFIGQLAQQAGHRIDWSGVSQASMTQASIEAYNGDSSGMAGLIRAGMPDQIFF, encoded by the coding sequence ATGAAATACGCCGGGGATCGCGGCGATCCTTACCTGGACAGCGAAACGGGTGTTCTCCGCAATCTCCTTGGAATCAAGGAACAGGGTGGACTCGATAAAGCCGAATCCACCCTTTCCTTTTTGCGGGCCAGCGAATTGCGCGAGCAGCCCGTTAAAGGCAAATTCGATTTAGCGCACCTGCAGCGAATTCACAAGCGCCTTTTTGGCGACGTGTACGACTGGGCGGGCCAAATCCGCCAGGTCGAAATCTCGAAAGGCAGCACCATGTTTGCCCGGCAGGTTGCGATCCAGAGCGCGGCGCAGCAGCTCTTTGGGCAGCTTGCCAAGGAACAACTCTTGCGCGGCCTCGATGCCGACGAGTTCAGCAAGCGGGCCGGCCACTATCTCGGGGAAATCAACGTGCTTCATCCCTTCCGTGAAGGGAACGGCAGGACGCAGCGTGAGTTCATCGGGCAACTGGCCCAGCAGGCGGGCCACAGGATCGACTGGAGCGGGGTCAGTCAGGCCAGCATGACCCAGGCGTCAATCGAAGCCTACAACGGCGACTCAAGCGGTATGGCTGGCCTTA
- a CDS encoding transcriptional regulator KorA: protein MKKRLTEAQFQACIKGLDVGQQTIEIARGVLVLGQPQAAFITSLGLTKGAVSQAVSRVWTAFSSKNVPQGYERVSAVLPEHQAFIVKKWAEDAATKKKEPKK, encoded by the coding sequence ATGAAGAAACGGCTAACCGAAGCCCAGTTCCAGGCGTGCATAAAGGGCTTGGACGTGGGCCAGCAGACCATCGAAATAGCGCGGGGCGTGCTGGTTTTGGGCCAGCCGCAAGCGGCTTTCATCACGTCGCTGGGACTGACCAAAGGGGCAGTCTCGCAGGCCGTGAGCAGGGTGTGGACGGCGTTTTCGTCCAAGAACGTGCCCCAGGGGTACGAGCGGGTTTCGGCAGTGCTGCCGGAGCATCAGGCGTTCATCGTCAAGAAGTGGGCCGAGGACGCGGCGACAAAGAAGAAGGAACCCAAGAAATGA
- a CDS encoding antitoxin VbhA family protein, with the protein MIAEQEQTERRAVVQSALASQRIEGLEPDAQAVADAERWARGEMTIGAAVDQYKARMRLEMA; encoded by the coding sequence ATGATCGCAGAGCAGGAACAGACCGAGCGCCGCGCCGTGGTGCAAAGCGCCCTTGCGAGCCAGCGCATCGAGGGCTTAGAGCCTGATGCGCAGGCCGTGGCCGACGCCGAGCGCTGGGCGCGTGGCGAGATGACCATCGGTGCCGCCGTGGACCAGTACAAGGCGCGCATGCGGCTAGAAATGGCATGA
- a CDS encoding transcriptional repressor gene korB: protein MSTAANKKTAPKSKTPAKAAPEAEAKPQAGGLGLEGMGDLSALLAGPTAAANGGGPLDLDMGLIDEDPHQPRTEDNPGFSDESLDELAASIRLRGVKTPISVRDNPDAPGRYLINHGARRFRGSKRADKATIPGFIDNDYNEADQVVENLQRNELTAREIADYIGRELAKGVKKGEIAKAISKSPAFVTQHAALLDLPDPIAEAFNSGRVKDVTVVNELVTAFKKKPQEVTDWLEDENQEITRGSVKLLREFLDDKRKHEDDDRDPNTVDVLTGKTDAEAGDGEQGSGSDSKKEEKEPDPDKLKKAIVQVQHNERPARLILNRRPPAEGFAWLKYEDDGQEFEANLSSVTLVALLEG, encoded by the coding sequence ATGAGCACCGCCGCAAACAAGAAGACCGCCCCCAAGTCGAAGACGCCTGCAAAGGCCGCTCCCGAGGCCGAGGCGAAGCCGCAAGCCGGTGGGCTGGGCCTGGAGGGCATGGGCGACCTGTCGGCGCTCCTGGCCGGCCCTACGGCCGCCGCGAACGGTGGCGGGCCGCTGGACCTGGACATGGGCCTGATTGATGAAGACCCGCACCAGCCGCGCACCGAGGACAACCCCGGTTTCTCCGACGAGAGCCTGGACGAACTGGCCGCCTCGATCCGCCTCCGTGGCGTCAAGACCCCCATTTCCGTGCGCGACAACCCGGATGCGCCTGGTCGCTACCTCATCAACCACGGCGCACGTCGCTTCCGTGGCTCGAAGCGAGCCGACAAGGCCACGATCCCCGGCTTCATCGACAACGACTACAACGAGGCCGACCAGGTGGTGGAGAACCTGCAGCGCAATGAACTGACGGCCCGCGAGATTGCCGATTACATCGGCCGCGAGCTGGCGAAGGGAGTCAAGAAGGGCGAGATTGCCAAGGCCATCAGCAAGTCGCCCGCCTTCGTGACGCAGCATGCCGCGCTGCTGGACTTGCCCGATCCCATTGCCGAGGCGTTCAACTCGGGCCGCGTCAAGGACGTTACCGTGGTCAACGAGCTGGTGACGGCGTTCAAGAAGAAGCCGCAGGAGGTCACGGACTGGCTGGAAGACGAGAACCAGGAAATCACGCGGGGTTCGGTCAAGCTGCTGCGCGAGTTCCTGGACGACAAGCGCAAGCACGAGGATGACGACCGCGATCCGAATACGGTAGACGTACTCACCGGAAAGACGGACGCCGAAGCTGGCGACGGCGAGCAGGGTTCAGGTTCTGACTCCAAGAAGGAAGAGAAGGAGCCCGACCCCGACAAGCTGAAAAAGGCCATCGTCCAGGTGCAGCACAACGAACGCCCCGCCCGGCTGATCCTCAACCGTCGCCCACCGGCCGAGGGCTTCGCCTGGTTGAAGTACGAGGATGACGGCCAGGAGTTTGAAGCCAACTTGAGCAGCGTCACCCTGGTGGCCCTGCTGGAAGGCTAA
- a CDS encoding ParA family protein: protein MKTLVVAQQKGGVGKTSSVVHLAFDFLERGLRVAVIDLDTQANASFTLAQYKIEARASGFFGPVPADGWRGAAAADGDGARLALIEADPELANAVFLPLDKAKQNLKANLKALAGQGFDVCLIDTAPGLGVALVAALYAADCVLSPIELEAYSIQGIKMMLTTIMNVRKENAGLQFLGMVPSKVDARNPRHVRHQVELQAAYPKLMAPASIGLRSSIADALASGVPVWKIRKTAARKATHEVRALAAYVFEKMEIAQ, encoded by the coding sequence ATGAAAACCCTGGTCGTCGCTCAACAGAAAGGCGGAGTCGGGAAGACTTCGAGTGTTGTTCACCTGGCGTTCGACTTCCTGGAGCGTGGCCTTCGCGTTGCCGTGATCGACCTGGACACGCAAGCCAATGCCTCCTTCACCCTGGCGCAGTACAAGATCGAGGCTCGGGCGAGCGGCTTCTTTGGCCCTGTGCCGGCCGATGGCTGGCGAGGTGCAGCCGCGGCCGATGGCGACGGCGCACGCCTGGCCCTGATCGAAGCAGATCCCGAGCTGGCCAATGCCGTTTTTCTGCCGCTGGACAAGGCCAAGCAGAACCTGAAAGCCAACCTCAAGGCGCTGGCCGGCCAAGGGTTCGACGTGTGCCTGATCGACACGGCACCCGGCCTTGGCGTTGCCCTGGTGGCCGCGCTCTACGCAGCCGATTGCGTGCTGTCCCCTATCGAGCTGGAGGCGTACAGCATTCAGGGCATCAAGATGATGCTGACCACGATCATGAACGTCCGCAAGGAGAACGCCGGCCTGCAGTTCCTGGGCATGGTGCCGTCCAAGGTAGACGCGAGGAACCCGCGCCATGTGCGCCACCAGGTCGAGCTACAGGCGGCCTATCCGAAGCTGATGGCGCCGGCCAGCATCGGCCTGCGCAGCAGCATTGCCGACGCCCTGGCGTCCGGGGTGCCCGTCTGGAAGATCAGGAAGACCGCCGCCCGCAAGGCCACGCACGAAGTTCGCGCTTTGGCCGCCTATGTTTTTGAAAAGATGGAGATCGCGCAATGA